The Sphaerospermopsis torques-reginae ITEP-024 genome has a window encoding:
- a CDS encoding NUDIX hydrolase, with product MPLRNHKKISNSTLQQTLADFKVGVDNVIFSVDTTKNRLLVLLVMRQQEPFLNSWSLPGTLVRQGESLENAAYRIMAEKIKVNNLYLEQLYTFGGPNRDPREEINSYGVRYLSVSYFALVRFEEAELIADKVAGIAWYPVKQIPQLAFDHNEIITYGHRRLKNKLEYSPVAFDVLPETFTLNDLYQLYTTVLGDNFSDYSNFRARLLKLGFLLDTGIKVSRGAGRPASLYKFDAEAFAPFKDKPLVFI from the coding sequence ATGCCACTACGTAACCATAAGAAAATCTCAAATTCCACACTTCAACAAACTTTGGCTGATTTTAAAGTTGGTGTGGATAATGTCATATTTTCTGTAGATACTACCAAAAATCGGCTGTTAGTTTTATTAGTAATGCGACAACAAGAACCATTTTTAAATTCTTGGAGTCTTCCCGGTACTTTAGTTAGACAAGGAGAATCTTTAGAAAATGCTGCTTATCGCATTATGGCAGAAAAAATAAAGGTTAATAATCTTTATTTAGAACAACTTTATACTTTTGGTGGTCCAAACCGTGACCCCAGAGAAGAAATTAATAGTTATGGAGTGCGTTATTTATCAGTTAGTTATTTTGCTTTAGTTCGGTTTGAAGAAGCAGAATTAATTGCTGATAAAGTTGCAGGTATTGCATGGTATCCCGTTAAACAAATACCTCAGTTAGCATTTGATCATAATGAAATTATCACCTATGGACACAGAAGACTGAAAAATAAATTAGAATATAGTCCCGTAGCATTTGATGTTTTACCAGAAACTTTTACACTCAACGATTTATATCAGTTGTACACCACAGTTTTAGGGGATAACTTTTCTGATTATTCAAATTTTCGAGCGCGTTTATTGAAACTTGGTTTTTTATTAGATACAGGAATTAAAGTATCAAGAGGTGCAGGTCGTCCCGCGAGTTTATATAAATTTGATGCAGAAGCTTTTGCACCGTTTAAAGATAAACCTTTAGTTTTTATTTAA